The following are from one region of the Anaeropeptidivorans aminofermentans genome:
- a CDS encoding V-type ATP synthase subunit A: MVKSGTIYGVNSSIITVKDYTGFVMGETVMVGEERLIGEVIRIDKDRTIIQVFEQTTGLKGGEEVLSSGEPLSVTLAPGIISNIFDGIERPLKVLEEKSGSFISRGVDVESLDTEKLWDTKILVKSGDILKPGDIIAEVKETSLITNKIMIPPDVSGKAIAVVPDGEYTINTPLIVLEDVNGNKREITMTQRWPIRIPRPVNRRLQVSRPLITGQRVIDTLFPIAKGGTAAIPGGFGTGKTMTQHQLAKWSDADIIVYIGCGERGNEMTQVLEDFSGLKDPKSGNPLMDRTVLIANTSNMPVAAREASIYTGITIAEYYRDMGYDVAIMADSTSRWAEALRELSGRLEEMPAEEGFPAYLASRLAGFYERAGSFENLNETSGSVSIIGAVSPQGGDFSEPVTQNTKRFVRTFWTLDKSLAYARHFPAIQWLTSYSEYLTDLTPWYEENVSEYFIDHRKEIIKLLNEESELMEIVKLIGSDVLPDSQKLVLEIAKVVRLGFVQQNAYHVFDTYVPFQKQMKMMEIILYLYKKSKLLIDMNIPMSVLIKEPIFEKVISIKYNVGNDEPEKLDGYFKEIDEFYDHVYKNY; this comes from the coding sequence ATGGTAAAATCAGGAACTATATACGGCGTTAATTCATCCATAATAACGGTTAAGGATTATACAGGCTTTGTAATGGGAGAAACTGTTATGGTGGGCGAAGAAAGGCTTATTGGAGAAGTTATCCGTATAGATAAAGATAGGACCATAATACAGGTGTTTGAACAAACTACGGGGTTAAAAGGCGGAGAGGAAGTATTAAGCTCAGGAGAGCCTCTTTCCGTAACCCTTGCCCCGGGAATTATAAGTAATATTTTTGACGGAATAGAGCGCCCTTTAAAAGTTCTGGAAGAAAAATCAGGTTCTTTCATATCAAGGGGCGTAGATGTTGAAAGCCTTGACACGGAGAAGCTTTGGGATACAAAGATACTCGTAAAATCAGGAGATATTTTAAAGCCCGGAGATATTATTGCAGAGGTCAAAGAAACAAGCCTTATTACCAATAAAATTATGATTCCTCCCGATGTTTCAGGCAAGGCTATAGCCGTTGTGCCTGACGGAGAATATACAATCAATACGCCTCTTATAGTATTGGAAGATGTAAACGGCAATAAAAGAGAAATTACTATGACCCAAAGATGGCCCATAAGAATACCAAGGCCCGTAAACAGAAGGCTTCAGGTTTCAAGGCCCTTGATTACAGGTCAAAGGGTAATCGATACTCTTTTCCCTATTGCTAAAGGCGGAACTGCCGCTATTCCCGGAGGATTCGGAACGGGAAAAACCATGACTCAGCATCAGCTTGCAAAATGGAGCGATGCCGACATTATCGTTTATATCGGCTGCGGCGAGCGCGGAAATGAAATGACACAGGTTCTTGAGGACTTTTCAGGCCTTAAAGACCCGAAAAGCGGCAACCCTCTTATGGACAGAACCGTTTTAATTGCAAATACGTCAAATATGCCTGTTGCCGCCCGTGAAGCAAGTATTTATACAGGTATCACCATTGCGGAATACTATAGGGATATGGGATATGACGTTGCTATTATGGCGGACTCTACAAGCCGTTGGGCAGAAGCTTTAAGAGAGCTTTCGGGCCGTCTTGAAGAAATGCCGGCGGAAGAAGGTTTCCCTGCGTATCTTGCTTCAAGACTTGCAGGTTTTTATGAAAGGGCCGGAAGCTTTGAAAATTTAAATGAAACCTCAGGTTCCGTAAGCATTATCGGCGCCGTATCACCTCAGGGCGGCGATTTTTCCGAGCCCGTTACTCAAAACACAAAGCGTTTTGTAAGAACTTTTTGGACTTTGGATAAAAGCCTCGCTTATGCAAGACATTTTCCGGCAATCCAGTGGCTTACATCTTACAGTGAATATTTAACAGACTTAACCCCATGGTATGAAGAAAACGTAAGCGAATATTTTATAGACCATAGAAAAGAAATCATAAAGCTTCTGAACGAAGAATCAGAGCTTATGGAAATCGTTAAATTAATCGGCTCCGACGTTCTTCCAGACAGTCAGAAGCTTGTTTTGGAAATTGCCAAGGTTGTAAGGCTCGGATTTGTTCAGCAGAATGCCTATCATGTTTTTGATACTTATGTTCCATTCCAAAAGCAGATGAAAATGATGGAAATTATCCTTTATCTTTATAAGAAGTCAAAGCTTTTGATTGATATGAACATCCCTATGAGCGTTTTAATTAAGGAGCCTATATTTGAAAAAGTTATTTCCATAAAATATAATGTAGGAAACGACGAACCGGAGAAGCTTGACGGGTATTTTAAAGAAATAGACGAATTTTATGACCATGTTTATAAAAATTACTAA
- a CDS encoding V-type ATP synthase subunit E, which yields MNVKEKIEAFGKIVEKEAEEQRIKILKEIEEKIKIGYREKVNEAKAVWDKKTKAEAYKVEMQENKELIVYESESKKKLMAKRRDIIESVFSRVQTELYQYRSTPEYISYLAENIKSVMDTDPDSIIYLIKEDMKLAPEINAKLNANLSYKESEENFIGGFKAYSNRKNIVIDNSFLTKLNAEKEKFNPFTSIEP from the coding sequence ATGAATGTAAAGGAAAAGATAGAAGCTTTCGGAAAAATTGTTGAGAAGGAAGCGGAAGAACAGCGCATAAAGATATTAAAAGAGATAGAAGAAAAGATTAAAATAGGCTATAGAGAAAAGGTTAACGAAGCAAAAGCCGTATGGGATAAGAAAACAAAAGCCGAAGCCTATAAGGTTGAGATGCAGGAAAACAAAGAATTAATAGTTTATGAAAGCGAATCTAAGAAAAAGCTTATGGCAAAAAGACGGGATATTATTGAAAGCGTATTTTCAAGAGTACAAACCGAGCTTTATCAATATCGCAGCACTCCTGAATACATCTCTTATTTGGCTGAAAATATAAAAAGCGTAATGGATACGGACCCTGATAGTATCATTTATTTAATTAAAGAAGATATGAAGCTTGCTCCCGAGATCAATGCAAAGCTTAACGCTAATTTATCCTACAAAGAATCGGAAGAAAACTTCATAGGCGGATTTAAAGCTTATTCAAACAGGAAAAACATTGTCATAGATAACAGTTTTTTAACTAAGCTTAATGCAGAAAAAGAAAAGTTTAACCCATTTACAAGCATCGAACCTTAA
- a CDS encoding V-type ATP synthase subunit F, translating into MRMFLISDNVDTRTGMRLVGVDGVVVHEKEGLKEEINKVMNQKDIGILLINEKLAGQFPDMIDEIKLTRKLPLVVIIPDRHGTGRNADFISEYIRKAIGVKL; encoded by the coding sequence ATGAGAATGTTTTTAATCAGCGATAATGTTGATACGAGAACAGGCATGCGGCTTGTAGGCGTAGACGGCGTTGTCGTACATGAAAAAGAGGGGCTTAAAGAAGAGATAAATAAAGTCATGAATCAGAAGGATATCGGTATCTTGCTTATTAATGAGAAGCTTGCAGGCCAGTTTCCTGATATGATTGACGAAATTAAGCTTACGCGGAAGCTCCCCTTAGTAGTTATTATTCCCGATAGGCACGGAACGGGAAGAAATGCTGATTTTATTTCTGAATATATAAGAAAAGCCATAGGTGTTAAACTATAA
- a CDS encoding ATP synthase subunit C produces the protein MVVKILFVLLILSITIPFGAYFIGKREQSNFKMSLLTNVISFFGILVFSTVYMFSTSALAAETTATAASSVQGMAYLAAALVTGLCTIGTGIATGQAAAAALGALSENEKIMGKALIFVALAEGIAIYGLLISFTILGRV, from the coding sequence ATGGTTGTTAAAATTTTATTTGTACTTTTGATTTTAAGCATAACAATTCCTTTCGGAGCTTATTTTATAGGAAAAAGAGAACAATCTAATTTTAAAATGTCTCTTTTAACAAATGTAATTTCTTTCTTCGGTATACTTGTTTTTTCTACTGTATATATGTTTTCAACAAGCGCACTTGCAGCTGAAACTACAGCTACAGCAGCATCAAGCGTTCAGGGAATGGCATATTTAGCTGCGGCTTTGGTTACAGGCCTTTGTACCATAGGCACAGGTATTGCAACAGGTCAGGCCGCCGCCGCCGCTTTAGGTGCGTTATCCGAAAATGAGAAAATCATGGGTAAGGCTCTTATATTCGTTGCTTTGGCAGAAGGTATCGCTATTTATGGTCTTTTGATTTCCTTTACTATCCTTGGCAGGGTGTGA
- a CDS encoding V-type ATP synthase subunit I, which translates to MIEKMKYVNIMGGMNDIDRVIENYISNYEIQLEYTLKEVVNTSRLEPCYEQNPYSKYLEKAEKFANIIGMEKDHAAKSMEKEAALEILNKVSEFFDKRDESLKELEQRTEKLSILQEDLEPFKEMDFNINNLRDFRFIKYRFGRMPIGNFKQFESYVYSQKDILFVEGKRTENHIYGAYFVPITSKDRIDTLLSSLNFERTHIPFEIENMEINATPYGAYEMLSAKIKQLKEEISKQQGETIFALGINKQDIIDAYCTIKDLFQNYEIRKYAAKMHNGFYIFVGWMPEKQANKLSEVLNDDRKVIFIIEDEAGSVRSIPPTKLANFSLFKPFEFFVRTYGVPKYTEMDPTPFVAITYFFLFGMMFGDLGQGAVLSLLGLYLYKSKKLELGAIMGLIGLSSMFFGLMYGSVFGIEHLIPALWMRPFENMMDILVIAVGLGVGLIFIAMIFNMINAIKEKDLPRLLLGPNGLTGLIFYGAVIGIVISFVRGATTIATWLIVLFIVIPLILIAFREPIGDFLKKKKRESAHGSGPMFLLETVIELFEVLLTYFTNTVSFVRVGAFALSHAGMMSVVLLMAENGAGNYNLFVMILGNILVMGMEGLVVGIQVLRIEFYELFSRYYEGGGREFKATSKNNI; encoded by the coding sequence TTGATAGAAAAAATGAAATACGTTAACATTATGGGCGGCATGAACGATATTGACAGAGTAATTGAAAACTATATTTCCAATTATGAAATACAATTGGAATATACCTTAAAAGAAGTTGTAAATACTTCAAGGCTTGAGCCTTGTTATGAACAAAACCCCTATTCAAAGTATTTGGAAAAGGCAGAGAAATTTGCAAACATCATAGGCATGGAGAAAGATCACGCTGCTAAAAGCATGGAAAAGGAAGCAGCGCTTGAAATTCTCAATAAGGTCTCAGAGTTTTTTGATAAAAGAGATGAAAGCCTTAAAGAGCTTGAACAAAGAACCGAAAAGCTTTCCATACTTCAGGAGGACCTTGAGCCTTTTAAGGAAATGGATTTCAACATAAATAATCTAAGGGATTTTCGATTCATTAAATATAGATTTGGCAGAATGCCCATCGGAAATTTTAAACAGTTTGAATCCTATGTATATTCCCAAAAGGATATTTTATTTGTCGAGGGCAAAAGAACAGAAAATCATATTTACGGAGCTTATTTTGTTCCTATTACCTCTAAGGATAGAATAGACACGCTTTTATCTTCTCTTAATTTTGAGAGGACTCATATTCCTTTTGAAATTGAGAATATGGAAATCAATGCTACCCCCTATGGAGCTTATGAAATGCTTTCTGCAAAGATAAAGCAACTAAAAGAGGAAATATCAAAGCAGCAGGGCGAGACCATTTTTGCTCTGGGTATTAATAAGCAGGACATTATAGATGCTTATTGTACGATTAAAGACCTTTTCCAAAACTATGAAATAAGAAAATACGCTGCTAAAATGCACAACGGTTTTTATATTTTTGTAGGATGGATGCCTGAAAAGCAGGCAAATAAATTATCAGAAGTTTTAAATGATGACAGGAAAGTAATATTTATAATAGAAGACGAGGCCGGCTCGGTTCGCTCTATCCCCCCTACAAAACTTGCAAATTTCAGCTTGTTTAAACCCTTTGAATTTTTTGTAAGAACATATGGCGTGCCTAAATATACGGAAATGGACCCTACGCCTTTTGTAGCAATAACATATTTTTTCCTTTTTGGAATGATGTTTGGCGATTTAGGGCAGGGTGCAGTATTAAGCCTTTTAGGCCTTTACCTTTATAAGAGCAAAAAACTTGAACTTGGGGCAATTATGGGGCTTATCGGTCTAAGCTCTATGTTTTTCGGCCTTATGTACGGAAGCGTATTCGGAATAGAACATCTGATTCCTGCGCTATGGATGCGGCCTTTTGAAAATATGATGGACATACTCGTAATAGCTGTTGGCTTGGGCGTTGGACTTATTTTTATAGCTATGATATTTAATATGATTAATGCTATAAAAGAAAAAGACCTGCCGAGGCTTCTTTTAGGGCCAAATGGCCTTACAGGGCTGATTTTTTACGGCGCAGTTATCGGAATTGTAATTTCCTTTGTAAGAGGGGCAACAACAATAGCTACATGGCTTATTGTATTATTTATAGTAATACCCCTGATACTTATCGCCTTTAGAGAGCCTATCGGAGATTTTCTTAAAAAGAAAAAAAGGGAGTCTGCCCACGGCAGTGGGCCTATGTTCCTTCTTGAAACGGTAATTGAGCTTTTTGAGGTTCTCCTTACTTATTTTACAAATACAGTTTCTTTTGTAAGGGTAGGGGCCTTCGCTTTAAGCCATGCGGGAATGATGAGCGTAGTGCTTTTAATGGCTGAAAATGGCGCTGGGAATTATAACCTTTTTGTAATGATTTTAGGCAATATCCTGGTTATGGGTATGGAAGGCCTTGTTGTTGGAATTCAGGTATTAAGAATTGAATTCTATGAACTTTTCAGCAGATATTATGAAGGCGGCGGAAGAGAATTTAAAGCAACTTCAAAAAATAATATTTAG
- a CDS encoding V-type ATPase subunit translates to MDYSGINAKVKAMKGRLLDYSDYYELASLKSVESVGMKLRENMAYTEFMDSVLAQADHSRHIFEQKLLIIPVNDYYKIYRFIPDFNIKRYLKTLALKKEMLLIKLIFCSLYDERNITYSKDELEYISKFDLNFDVTKLIVSKNARELIDNLKGTEFYDILDGIYTEGISIFDLEMSLDFYYYNRLWRDKNKYLKGRNKSIMTDITGTEIDMQNIIWIYRLKKYYQIKSNDIFKYLIPIHYRLSGDSISKLVEAPNMNILYDYILNTPYGYAFKDESDLTRCYNNVMYKAYERYMTQQNSIAQITDFLHRKQIETENIISLIEGVRYSLSPDEIMKYLHLASV, encoded by the coding sequence ATGGATTACAGCGGTATAAATGCAAAAGTAAAAGCTATGAAGGGCAGGCTTTTGGATTATTCTGATTATTATGAGCTGGCAAGCCTTAAAAGTGTCGAAAGCGTAGGCATGAAGCTTAGAGAAAATATGGCATATACGGAGTTTATGGATTCGGTTTTAGCCCAAGCTGATCATAGCCGCCATATATTCGAGCAGAAGCTTTTGATCATACCTGTTAATGATTATTATAAGATTTACAGGTTTATCCCTGACTTTAATATTAAGCGTTATTTGAAAACTTTGGCTCTTAAAAAAGAAATGCTTCTTATTAAATTAATATTTTGCAGTCTCTATGATGAAAGGAATATTACTTACTCAAAAGATGAATTGGAATATATATCGAAATTCGATTTGAATTTTGATGTTACAAAGCTTATTGTAAGTAAAAATGCAAGAGAGCTTATAGATAATCTTAAAGGCACTGAATTTTACGATATACTGGACGGTATTTACACCGAGGGCATCAGTATATTTGATTTGGAAATGAGCCTTGATTTTTACTATTATAACAGGCTTTGGAGGGATAAGAACAAATATCTTAAAGGCAGAAACAAAAGCATCATGACCGATATCACAGGTACAGAAATTGATATGCAAAATATCATATGGATATACAGGCTTAAAAAATATTATCAAATTAAGTCCAATGATATTTTCAAATACCTCATACCAATCCATTACAGGCTTTCCGGCGACAGCATATCAAAACTTGTAGAAGCGCCAAATATGAATATACTTTATGACTATATTTTGAACACGCCTTATGGATATGCCTTTAAAGATGAAAGTGATTTAACAAGATGCTACAATAACGTTATGTATAAGGCCTATGAAAGGTATATGACCCAGCAGAATTCTATTGCACAAATAACCGATTTTCTTCACAGGAAGCAAATTGAAACAGAGAATATTATCTCCTTAATAGAGGGAGTTAGATATTCTTTAAGTCCTGATGAAATAATGAAATATTTACATCTTGCTTCAGTTTGA